A window of the Streptomyces albireticuli genome harbors these coding sequences:
- a CDS encoding GGDEF domain-containing protein, giving the protein MTSLLQVLPLAAPVAGWAAHALFLARRLRTARTDPLTGLMGRDTFTARALRAIGHPYAAVLLLDLDDFKNVNDTYGHHAGDQTLATVGGRLADWCAERRGFAGRLGGDEFAAVVRLAPDADLHAELLYGLWMQLSAAVDTGTALVHPSAAIGICRTSDRPGAGLPGLLRGADEAMYRAKRLGHRWQPACRHDVYRTVNGRRIGRPGTGVLPDTARKVAP; this is encoded by the coding sequence ATGACGTCCCTCCTGCAAGTCCTGCCGTTAGCCGCCCCGGTGGCAGGCTGGGCCGCACACGCCCTGTTCCTGGCCCGCCGCCTGCGCACCGCCCGCACCGACCCGCTCACCGGGCTGATGGGCAGGGACACCTTCACCGCCCGCGCCCTGCGCGCCATCGGCCACCCGTACGCCGCCGTGCTCCTGCTCGACCTGGACGACTTCAAGAACGTCAACGACACCTACGGACACCACGCAGGTGATCAGACGCTCGCCACCGTCGGGGGCCGTCTGGCCGACTGGTGCGCAGAACGGCGCGGCTTCGCCGGCCGCCTCGGCGGCGACGAGTTCGCCGCCGTCGTCCGGCTCGCGCCCGACGCCGACCTCCATGCCGAGCTGCTCTACGGGCTGTGGATGCAGCTGTCGGCGGCGGTCGACACCGGCACCGCGCTCGTCCATCCGAGCGCCGCCATCGGAATCTGCCGTACCAGCGACCGCCCCGGCGCCGGACTGCCCGGACTGCTGCGCGGCGCGGATGAGGCGATGTACCGCGCCAAGCGCCTGGGCCACCGCTGGCAGCCTGCATGCCGTCACGACGTCTACCGCACGGTCAACGGCCGCCGCATCGGGCGCCCCGGCACCGGCGTTCTCCCTGACACCGCCCGGAAGGTGGCCCCGTGA
- a CDS encoding WhiB family transcriptional regulator, whose product MRRTSTTVRGSSRPHLRLAKGPWVSPHILPPGGRTVPGVDLGVVDRAACAGEEPELFFDGAPGAVALAKRICGRCLVREACLARAIANDERYGVFGGLTVDERQALKGRRAAA is encoded by the coding sequence GTGAGGCGCACCAGCACGACCGTCCGCGGTTCGTCCCGGCCGCATCTGCGGCTCGCCAAAGGGCCGTGGGTGTCGCCGCACATCCTGCCGCCGGGTGGGCGAACCGTTCCCGGCGTGGACCTCGGGGTCGTTGACCGCGCAGCGTGCGCTGGAGAAGAGCCCGAGCTGTTCTTCGACGGGGCCCCTGGTGCCGTTGCGCTGGCGAAGCGCATCTGCGGCAGGTGCCTGGTTCGTGAGGCCTGCCTGGCCCGTGCGATCGCCAATGACGAGAGGTACGGCGTGTTCGGCGGTCTGACCGTGGACGAGCGCCAGGCCCTCAAGGGCAGGAGGGCGGCGGCATGA
- the traA gene encoding plasmid transfer protein TraA translates to MTTPPYGYGPRPGGPGNTGSTGSRSANGAGGGRSRHRTTHRTYNFNVGGQNTNGSGGGRGGGGAGFFRNGARGQGGGMHSPLADPEFFSNVDIRNYCEGGRGLFLQLSFELASASEVLEAVLKEVPDPEGRAFGSRMRARRVAKRMKKAAEDARDTAKNMAATYAAFQREFDPELAPYHTRQRPTARRFDFNA, encoded by the coding sequence ATGACCACCCCGCCCTACGGATACGGCCCCCGGCCCGGAGGCCCCGGTAACACCGGCAGCACGGGCAGTCGTTCGGCGAACGGTGCCGGTGGCGGCAGGTCCCGTCACCGCACCACGCACCGCACGTACAACTTCAACGTCGGCGGCCAGAACACCAACGGCAGCGGAGGCGGGCGCGGGGGAGGTGGCGCCGGGTTCTTCCGCAACGGCGCCCGCGGCCAGGGCGGCGGCATGCACAGCCCGCTCGCCGACCCGGAGTTCTTCTCCAATGTCGACATACGCAACTACTGCGAGGGCGGCCGCGGCCTCTTCCTCCAGCTCTCCTTCGAGCTCGCCTCCGCCTCCGAGGTCTTGGAGGCGGTCCTGAAGGAGGTGCCGGACCCGGAGGGGCGGGCGTTCGGGTCGCGGATGCGGGCCCGCCGGGTCGCCAAGCGGATGAAGAAGGCCGCCGAGGACGCCCGCGACACCGCCAAGAACATGGCGGCCACCTACGCCGCCTTCCAGCGCGAATTCGACCCCGAACTCGCCCCCTACCACACCCGCCAGCGCCCCACCGCACGCCGCTTCGACTTCAACGCCTGA
- a CDS encoding DUF2637 domain-containing protein: MTAPTTSGDRGAAVRTDWPLAVGMSAVGLAAAASSYAALQDLALRTSWWPWLSWLLPVTVDAYALTAVRVWLGRSTRSRTARAWAKANAIGGIALSVAGNAVDHAAAAGVIPVSWPLIVAVSAIPPVVLGLLVHMAHLRHQPTTDAPANSTPAATDQQPQAEDGPVPLPPVPGQPPAAPDAPKQQRPRRSPAAGKRRRTLPPGKSDDELISAARQHMADGGEASATWLMKTYGIGTGRAARIRDAAAQRVPRHTPPLTVVPDVGEPPLSDTPAPPPVGPDPEPSPMTTDSDAPLPLTPPADSHEQVADEREEEKAL, encoded by the coding sequence GTGACCGCCCCGACCACCTCCGGCGACAGGGGTGCTGCCGTGCGGACGGACTGGCCGCTCGCCGTGGGGATGAGCGCGGTCGGTCTGGCCGCCGCCGCATCCTCGTATGCCGCCCTGCAGGATCTCGCTCTGCGGACGAGTTGGTGGCCGTGGTTGTCGTGGCTGCTGCCGGTGACGGTCGATGCGTACGCGCTGACCGCGGTGCGTGTGTGGCTCGGCCGTTCGACCCGCAGCCGCACCGCCCGTGCCTGGGCCAAGGCCAACGCGATCGGCGGCATCGCGCTGTCGGTCGCCGGCAACGCCGTCGACCACGCCGCCGCAGCCGGGGTGATCCCGGTGTCCTGGCCGCTGATCGTCGCCGTGTCCGCCATCCCGCCGGTCGTCCTGGGCCTGCTCGTGCACATGGCCCACCTCCGTCACCAGCCCACTACCGATGCCCCCGCCAACAGCACCCCTGCTGCCACGGACCAGCAGCCTCAGGCCGAGGACGGCCCGGTACCCCTGCCGCCCGTACCCGGTCAGCCCCCTGCCGCGCCCGACGCACCGAAGCAGCAACGGCCCCGCCGCTCCCCGGCCGCGGGAAAGCGGCGGCGGACCCTGCCGCCGGGCAAGTCCGACGACGAACTGATCAGCGCGGCACGGCAGCACATGGCCGACGGGGGAGAGGCATCGGCGACCTGGCTGATGAAGACCTACGGCATCGGCACCGGTCGCGCCGCCCGCATCCGCGACGCCGCCGCCCAGCGCGTCCCCCGCCACACACCCCCGCTGACCGTCGTCCCCGACGTCGGCGAGCCACCGCTCTCCGACACGCCCGCGCCCCCTCCCGTCGGCCCTGACCCGGAGCCCTCGCCCATGACCACCGACTCTGACGCACCCCTGCCGCTCACGCCCCCTGCCGACAGCCACGAGCAGGTCGCCGACGAACGCGAAGAGGAGAAGGCCTTATGA
- a CDS encoding NUDIX domain-containing protein, with protein MGPKTERVDKTIREWITAGKLSPGDKLPSERTLSEQLDIGRTALRQVLARLVAEGVVEVRNRSSYLVSPRPAVTARVSTSSPGPLEPWQIHGERTIYDNRWVQLALVDVEPPGVERFEHHVVRLHHVAIAAVVDDQDRVLMLWRYRFVPDKWGWELPGGIVDAGEEALATAMRETEEETGWRPARLEHVVTYQPMVGMVDSPHEIFVGRGAEHVGDPTDVEEAGHVAWVPLSDIPGLMARDELMGSGTLVALLHLLANRRTGSVTAAS; from the coding sequence ATGGGGCCGAAGACCGAGCGGGTCGACAAGACGATCCGGGAGTGGATCACGGCAGGGAAGCTCTCGCCCGGGGACAAGTTGCCGTCGGAACGCACGCTGTCGGAGCAACTTGACATCGGGCGCACGGCCCTGCGTCAGGTACTTGCGCGGCTTGTGGCTGAAGGAGTTGTGGAGGTGCGAAATCGCAGCTCATACCTCGTGTCGCCCCGCCCTGCTGTGACCGCAAGAGTCAGTACGAGCTCGCCAGGTCCGCTTGAGCCGTGGCAGATCCATGGGGAGCGGACCATCTATGACAACCGCTGGGTGCAGCTCGCGCTCGTCGACGTCGAGCCACCAGGGGTGGAGCGGTTCGAGCACCATGTTGTGCGGCTGCATCATGTTGCCATCGCCGCCGTGGTGGATGATCAGGACCGAGTCTTGATGCTCTGGCGGTACCGGTTCGTGCCGGATAAGTGGGGGTGGGAGCTCCCCGGCGGCATTGTGGACGCGGGGGAAGAAGCTCTTGCGACGGCCATGCGTGAGACGGAAGAAGAGACGGGCTGGCGTCCGGCTCGGCTGGAGCACGTGGTCACCTATCAGCCCATGGTCGGCATGGTTGATTCGCCTCATGAGATCTTCGTGGGGCGCGGGGCCGAACACGTTGGGGATCCCACGGACGTGGAAGAGGCTGGCCACGTGGCCTGGGTGCCCTTGTCGGACATCCCAGGCCTCATGGCGCGTGACGAGCTCATGGGCTCCGGAACGCTAGTCGCGCTGCTCCACCTGCTGGCCAATCGCCGGACGGGTTCCGTTACAGCCGCTTCGTGA
- a CDS encoding helix-turn-helix domain-containing protein yields the protein MNEGLRQARLAKGWSQERLVREIERYAKQHLSNVASTASLRVYVSEWENSRRSISPRYAAVLRSLLGITDNELMSQPNAETESLSVVGGYDDLVSRIESARSVSLTMVDIFMSQTELLRTVDRQMGASGLVDQMTGHLSTLEDALTFAVLPETRRPVARALAGAATLAAWQALDVGSVERAWRHYELGKRAAQEANEPMYLAHAIAEQAYVLCDAGRPELAVDLVRDAWRAGADRLSPRLQAWLHAAEAEICARAGLADDCRRSLDLAVDALPGGVEDRDPDMLSIFLNSAHLTRWRGNALAILGDDQAVSSLYTALERRDPSFIRATAGLRCDLAQAHLAREEYDQAQEHLRQARLLASRTGSVRHRRRIEQLTKRL from the coding sequence GTGAACGAGGGACTCCGACAGGCCAGGTTGGCGAAGGGCTGGTCGCAGGAACGGCTAGTCCGAGAGATCGAACGGTACGCGAAGCAGCACCTCTCGAACGTAGCCTCAACAGCCAGCCTGCGGGTCTACGTCTCCGAGTGGGAGAACAGCCGGCGCTCCATCTCCCCGAGGTACGCAGCCGTGCTGCGGAGCCTGCTCGGGATCACTGACAACGAGCTGATGAGCCAGCCAAATGCCGAAACAGAGTCTCTCTCTGTCGTCGGCGGATACGACGACCTGGTAAGCCGCATCGAGTCTGCTCGCAGCGTGAGCTTGACCATGGTCGATATCTTCATGAGCCAGACAGAGTTACTGCGTACGGTCGACAGGCAGATGGGAGCCAGTGGCCTCGTCGACCAGATGACCGGGCACCTCTCGACGCTCGAAGACGCGCTCACGTTCGCCGTCCTCCCCGAGACTCGGCGACCGGTTGCACGAGCCTTGGCCGGCGCTGCGACTCTTGCCGCGTGGCAGGCACTCGACGTTGGTTCGGTGGAGCGCGCATGGCGACACTACGAGTTAGGTAAACGGGCAGCTCAAGAGGCGAACGAGCCGATGTACCTCGCCCATGCCATAGCGGAGCAGGCTTACGTGCTGTGTGATGCGGGACGCCCTGAGCTGGCCGTCGACCTTGTCCGGGACGCTTGGCGCGCAGGTGCCGACCGGCTGTCGCCCCGCCTGCAGGCCTGGCTCCATGCAGCAGAGGCCGAGATCTGTGCGCGTGCCGGCCTGGCCGACGACTGCCGCCGGTCGCTGGACCTGGCCGTCGACGCCCTACCCGGCGGGGTTGAGGACCGCGACCCAGACATGCTGAGCATCTTCCTCAACAGCGCGCACTTGACGCGCTGGCGCGGCAATGCACTCGCGATTCTCGGCGACGATCAAGCCGTGAGCAGCCTCTACACGGCCTTGGAGAGGCGTGATCCGTCGTTCATTCGGGCCACAGCTGGCCTGCGGTGCGACCTCGCTCAGGCACATCTCGCTCGCGAGGAGTACGACCAGGCGCAAGAGCACCTGCGACAGGCTCGATTGCTGGCGAGCCGCACCGGGTCGGTACGGCATCGCCGGCGAATCGAGCAGCTCACGAAGCGGCTGTAA